CCCTCGGTGGCCGCCTCGGTCAGCTCGGCGTCGATCTGCTCCTCGGTCTTCTCCTCGGAGGTGAGGTACTCCTCCAGGGAGGCGCCGATCCGCTCCAGCTGGTCGACCATCGCCTGCTTGCGGTGCTCGACCTCCTCGCGGACGACCCCCTCCGGGGCCGGTACGTCGGCGGCGGCGACCATCTGCTCCAGGGCGCGGTCCCGGGCGGCGTAGATCTGCTCGACCTTCTTCGACTTGCTGACCCGCTCGCGGACGTCGCCGCGAAGCTCCTCGAGGGTGTCGAACTCGCTCGCCAACTGCGCGAACTCGTCGTCGAGGGCAGGAAGTTCCTTCTCCTTGACGGTGCGGACCGTCACCGCGACCTCGGCGTCCCGGCCGGCGAAGTCGCCGCCCACGAGCTGCGTCACGAAGGTCTTCGACTCGCCGGCCGAGACGCCGACCAGGACCTCGTCCAGGCCGGGCAGGAGCTGCTTGCTGCCGACCTCGTGCGAGATGTTGGTCGCCGAGCCGCCCGGCACCTCCTCGCCGTCGACGGTCGCCGCCAGGTCGATCTGGACGTAGTCGCCGTCCTGGGCGGGCCGCTCGACCGTCTTGAGCGTGGCGAACCGCTCCCGCAGACTACCGACCTGCTGGTCGATCTCGGTCTCGTCGATCTGCAGCTCGTCGACGGTCACCTCGACGGTGGAGAGGTCGGGCAGCGCGATCTCCGGGCGGACGTCGACCTCGGCGGTGAACTTCAGCGAGTCGCCGTCGTTGAACTCGGTAATCTCGACCTCGGGCCGGCCCAACGTCTTCACGTCGTGCTCGCGGACCGCAGCGAGAATGTTGTCCGGGATCGCGTCCTGGACGGCCTCGTTGAGTACCGTGCCCCGGCCGACCCGCTGGTCGATCACCGACGCCGGTACCTTGCCGCGCCGGAAGCCCGGCACAGTGACCTGCGAGCCGATCTCCCGGTACGCCTTCTTGAGGCTCGGCTCGAGCTCGACGAACGGCACCTCGATGGCGAGCCGCACGCGCGTCGGGCTCAGAGTCTCGACGGTGCTCTTCACAGGCGTACTCCTTGACGGATCTCGATCTTTATTCATGGGCCGGATTCAGCCCATCGAGTGTAGGCGAGCCGGCATGACTGTCCGGCGGCGCGGGGCAACACGAGCGCCCCGCGGCGGCGGACGACAGTCGGGGTGGCGGGATTTGAACCCACGGCCCCTCGCTCCCAAAGCGAGTGCGCTACCAAGCTGCGCCACACCCCGTGGCGTGAAAGAGTGTATGCCGTCCCCTCGGGGTCCCGCCCGCCCGGTCTCCGCACGCCGCCGCCGTGTCGTCCGAATCAAGCTTGATCTTGGCGTACGAGGACAGCTGATCTTGCGGTATCGGAGGGTGCTCCGGGCCCGGCGTCGTTGCTGGGCGGGGTGGCTGCTGGACCGCTCGACGGGGTGCCGGTACCCAGTCGACGGGGCGACGCGTTAGGCTGTCGGTCGCGTCGCGGGAGACCGGGACGAGCGCGGGCGTAGCTCAATGGCAGAGCTTCAGTCTTCCAAACTGACGGTGCGAGTTCGATTCTCGTCGCCCGCTCCAAGTGTTCCGGCCCAGGTCAGCGGTAGTTTCGCCGAGCCTGGGTCGTTCTGTTTCCAGCTCTCTTGATCATGCATGCCATTCGCGTGCCAGTAGTGCGCTTCGTGCCGTCCGGCGCGGCTCCAGGCGACAAGTTGGTGAAGTCATCCGCGCTTGCCGGCACCCGCTGCTAGCAGGCGGGGTGACCCGAAGCCGGGACGGTGTCTGAGGGTATTTTGCGCTTCAATGGCTCTCATCTTCATCGCGCTTGTGCTGCTAGCGCTGGCCTGGCCGGTGGTGGCGGTCGGCGCCGCAGTACTCGTGATACTTGCCGTGCTCGCCCTCAGGGGCGACCAGATCATGCGGGACAGGTCAAGGGCGCTGACGCGGGCGGGATGGTTGCTCACCGTTGGGGCGGCGATGACGACGATCGCCGCCTACGGTCATGGACTAGCGGCCACCACCTTCGGGTTGATCACCGACGCCGACGACCGGTGCGCGCTGAGGCGGCCGGAGGGCTACGACTACCACCTTGGTGCCCCGGCTGGTGGATCGCACAGCATGTGGCCGCTGCATGACACCACCTGCGGCCCCGATCTGGTGCCCGGTTTCGTCAATCCCTTGGTAGCTGGATCGGCGGTGCTGTTCGTGGCGCTCGGGGTGATCATGACTGCCGTGAAGATCAGATCTCGTTAGCGTTTGCGGCCGACGACGTGCCATCAGCACGCCATTGACGAGAGCTAACCCGAGGCAAATCAGGCCAGCGAGGACCAAACCAACCAGGCCGTCCGGCAGATGTGGAGTTGCCGTGACGATCGCGAGGGTGGTCGACAGCCATCGATCTTCCAAACAGACGGTGCGAGTTCGATTCTCGTCGCCCCGCTCCATCCGTTCCGGCCCAGGTCAGCGGCATGCTCGCCGAGCCTGGGCCGTACTGTTGCCAGTTTTAGCTGTCTTTGATCTTGCGTGGCAGTGGCGCGGTTGGTGCCGTCCGCTTGGTCAGTCGTTCGGCCGGGCGCCATGGACGGGCGAGAACCAGCCCGGCCACGAGGACGGGACGCTGGGCAGATCCGGGCGGGACGCTCCGGGGCGACGCTTGGGGAGTCGGTGGTACCGGCCAAAGAGCCACAAGGCCGGCCGCGCGCATGGGCCTGGCTCGTGGCAGCCGACACAGCGGCCTTCTCCACTCAACCGGGTCTCGGGTCAAACTGATGCTCCCGGCCACCCCCAGAGGCAGCAAGGAGGCAGCGGCCGTGCCGGCTGTGTTCGACGCGTCACGGCAGCGGACGAGGTCGCAGCCGAGCTGTGAGGCGCAGGACGACACCCGATGACAGCAGACGATGCAGCGCAGCCGCGGTCGGGACGAACGGACGTGGGCAGCCACGGGCTGCAAGCAGGGCCCTCGGCCGTCCAAGTTTTGTAGACGCAAGAAACGAATGCGGTTACGATGCTTGTGACGAGGAGGCGAGCGCCATGACTGCAGCTGCTCTGAAGGAAGCCACCTACCTGCCGGAGGCTGATCAGGAGGTCGCCAAGGTCTATGACTTCTTGAAGGCTCATGAGAGGGCCGGCCTAGGGCCGGTGGAGCCGCGGTACTTCCTGGCCGGAGCCACTCCCGGCGACCGAGTCGAACTTCCGGCTGAAATCTACGGAATGCTTCGCCAGGTAGTCGAGGCTCTGCAGCAGGGGTTCGCAGTCACTGTGGCTCCTCGGACCCTGACGTTGACGACTCAGCAAGCTGCCGACCTGCTAGGAGTTAGCCGGCCTACCGTCGTCAAGCTGCTCGATGAGGGCAAAATTCCATTTGAACGAGTGGGAACCCACCGTCGGGTCCTGCTGCCCGACCTACTCGTCTACAGGGAGCAGCGCAGGGCCGAGCAGTACGCCGCGCTGGAAGCCACGTCAGTAAGTATCGACGACGAAGAAGACCTAGATGCAGTGCTGCAGCGACTGCGCGAGGCACGCCGCACAGTCGCGCGTCGCCGAAGGGGCCTGACAGAATAGAGCTGTGTTCACAGCCCTCCTCGATACCTGTGTTCTCTGGCCCAGTCTGCAGCGCGACTTCCTGCTGTCTCTTGCGATTGAGGGCATGTATCGGCCCGTGTGGAGCGCGGTCATCCTCGAAGAGTTGGAGTATGAGGAGAGGGTGAAGTGGATCGAGCGAGGCGAAGAGGACGCCCTGGCGACTAGGCGGGCACGACACCTTATCGAGCAGATGCGTCAGCACTTCGACGATGCGGAAGTCACTGGGTGGGAAGGCCTGGAGGGCACATATGGCCTTCCCGACCCTGACGATGAGCATCTGGTTGCCGCCGCGTTCGTGGGCAGCGCTGGGGCGATCATCACCCACAACATCCGAGACCTGCCCCAGAGCAAGATGCCTGCTGGGGTGCAGGTTCTCCCGCCGCAGGAGTTCGCAGCGAACACTGTTTCTCTGGATCCTGTAAGGGCTCGCGCCGCCGTCGCCGCAATAGCGAGGCGATCGGGAAGGGTAGGTCCTACCCGGACCGAAGAGGACATCATGGAAACCCTCTCGGAGCGTTACAGAATGACGTCTGCGGTAGAGGTGATGCGCCGGGCCTCGGTTGGCGCCTCGGGCCTGAGGATTACGCGGCCTCGGGACGGTGGATCGGCACGTCCCACCAGAACCCCGGGATAGCGCGCCACAGCCGAGCAGGCTGATCCCACCGATTGAAGACGATCAACTCTGCGCGAGGGGGGTTCACAGGTTCAAGCCTCAGCCTCACCGACGTCCGTGCCCGATGCAGCGGTCAACATCGGCCAATAGAAGCCCGTTGTAGAGCTTGGCCGGCCGGTGTGCGCGTCGCGTCCCGGGATCGCACCGGACCTCATCCGGGCAGCCGGCAACGATCTTCCAAGCTGACGGTGCGAGTTCGATTTTCGTCGCCCGCTCCACACGTTCCTTCCCAGGTCAGCGGCATGCTCGCCGAGCCTGGGCCGTACTGTTTCTAGTTCTAGCTGTCTTTGATCTTGACGGATCCGTCCCAGGACATCCTCGTCAGGTGGCCTAGGGTCTAGCGGATGCGAGGCTTGCGACCACGATCAACTAGCCGGAGCGGGCATGGCCTACACGCTTGAGGCGGTCATCGGCCCTGCGACTCTGCTGCGAGCAGCGGTACAGGGTCAGCTGGCCGCTGTGCTGGTGTCGCTGCCACAGGGCCTCGCGATGGTGCCGATGACGGACGAACTCTTCGACGCGCTCACCACCGGCGCGTCCGGTCGTCCGTTGGGGTTCTGGAAGCTTCCCGGCGGCTTCGATCGCGTACTGGCGGCCTGGTCGTCCGCCGGGCCGGTCGGCTACGTCGAGGCGGAATTCTTTGGCGGTGTCGGCAGCCAACGGGCAGCCCTGTGGGCAGATGGAGAGCTGACGGTCGGACCTCTGTCGATCGAGGAGGACCAGTCGTTCGCGGAAGCTGGAAGTCCCATCTCGCAGGTCCTGAGAGGGCTTGGCGTCGTACGGGCGAGCCATTACGACGAGTTCGAAGCGCTCAACCTCGGGCGATACCGACGCACCACCGCCTGGCTGCCCTGATCACGCGACCGCCAACGCCTGCCGTGAGCGAAGCCGATCATGTCAAGCATCCGGTGGGACGCAAGTGTCAAGCATGTCCCGTGACAGGACGACTCGGCTGGTGCTGTGCACTGCCGTACCCATGTCTTGAGGATGAGGACGGCCCGTAAGCGGGCCGCGTCGGCCTGCACCGGTCTGCTGGCGGCCTCCGGCCGGCAGCCTCGAATCTCTGACGCCCACAGCGAGCGCCTATGTGATCATCCTGGCGTGGAGATCTGGTC
The nucleotide sequence above comes from Plantactinospora soyae. Encoded proteins:
- the tig gene encoding trigger factor, coding for MKSTVETLSPTRVRLAIEVPFVELEPSLKKAYREIGSQVTVPGFRRGKVPASVIDQRVGRGTVLNEAVQDAIPDNILAAVREHDVKTLGRPEVEITEFNDGDSLKFTAEVDVRPEIALPDLSTVEVTVDELQIDETEIDQQVGSLRERFATLKTVERPAQDGDYVQIDLAATVDGEEVPGGSATNISHEVGSKQLLPGLDEVLVGVSAGESKTFVTQLVGGDFAGRDAEVAVTVRTVKEKELPALDDEFAQLASEFDTLEELRGDVRERVSKSKKVEQIYAARDRALEQMVAAADVPAPEGVVREEVEHRKQAMVDQLERIGASLEEYLTSEEKTEEQIDAELTEAATEGVKIQLLLDTLADAEEVQVSDDEFGHEIVHRAQRAGLAPQQYYDQLVRSGAAGAVFGDVRRGKALAMVMERIKISDSAGNPVNLEELRAASGEEHDHEHDHDHEH
- a CDS encoding helix-turn-helix domain-containing protein, producing the protein MTAAALKEATYLPEADQEVAKVYDFLKAHERAGLGPVEPRYFLAGATPGDRVELPAEIYGMLRQVVEALQQGFAVTVAPRTLTLTTQQAADLLGVSRPTVVKLLDEGKIPFERVGTHRRVLLPDLLVYREQRRAEQYAALEATSVSIDDEEDLDAVLQRLREARRTVARRRRGLTE
- a CDS encoding PIN domain-containing protein, which codes for MFTALLDTCVLWPSLQRDFLLSLAIEGMYRPVWSAVILEELEYEERVKWIERGEEDALATRRARHLIEQMRQHFDDAEVTGWEGLEGTYGLPDPDDEHLVAAAFVGSAGAIITHNIRDLPQSKMPAGVQVLPPQEFAANTVSLDPVRARAAVAAIARRSGRVGPTRTEEDIMETLSERYRMTSAVEVMRRASVGASGLRITRPRDGGSARPTRTPG